The following proteins are encoded in a genomic region of Sulfurimonas sp. HSL3-7:
- a CDS encoding nitrogen fixation protein NifQ, whose product MKREHEIMYEDVRMLLASHAVNGFAAVVLAPLVARTSLEMNHLYEDLGFKSRTEMGRFMKRNFPVLAMEKPKEKLWKKYLYDCIGAVAPACATCDDQATCFKCIMQELSA is encoded by the coding sequence ATGAAAAGAGAACATGAAATAATGTATGAAGATGTCAGGATGCTGCTTGCTTCGCATGCGGTCAACGGTTTTGCAGCGGTCGTACTGGCTCCGCTGGTGGCGCGCACCTCGCTTGAGATGAACCATCTCTACGAAGACCTCGGCTTTAAGAGCCGCACAGAGATGGGCCGTTTCATGAAGCGGAACTTTCCGGTTCTGGCGATGGAGAAACCGAAAGAAAAGCTCTGGAAGAAATACCTCTACGACTGTATCGGCGCTGTCGCGCCTGCCTGCGCAACCTGCGACGACCAGGCCACCTGTTTTAAATGCATCATGCAGGAGTTAAGCGCATGA
- a CDS encoding FprA family A-type flavoprotein, translating into MKIGAITEIAPSVHFIGAFDPRIRTFDIIMKTANGSSYNAYLVRGSEGVAVMDTVKKEFSEVFFKRLELLCDYEEIKYIVLHHLEPDHSGALLELMERAPEAKLIISGRAVMMLKGLIKKEIPFEVANTGRTISLGDRTIEFLSTPFLHWPDTMSSYLHEEKILFSGDVFGSHYYDERLFDDKVGDFSYAFKYYYDHIMRPFKQYVLQALKLYQQFDIATIAPLHGPVLRTNPEFYINEYAQWSSEAKFRKHEFGKKMLSVFYMSSYENTHMMAEKIMEGADSIEGIVPSMYDLASLDEQNMIDLLEESDAVMVGSPTINGDAVKPAWDLLACMAYLESSGKVGATFGSYGWTGEAPEMLHDRMRWLKFRLPVEPLKIKLIPTEEELKACYAFGVEVAEITMGKMVEMEL; encoded by the coding sequence ATGAAGATAGGGGCTATTACGGAGATCGCACCCAGCGTCCATTTTATCGGGGCCTTCGATCCGAGGATCCGGACCTTTGATATCATCATGAAAACGGCCAACGGCAGCTCCTACAACGCCTATCTGGTCCGCGGCAGCGAAGGCGTCGCCGTGATGGATACCGTCAAAAAAGAGTTCTCCGAGGTGTTCTTCAAGCGGCTTGAACTGCTCTGCGACTATGAGGAGATCAAGTATATCGTGCTGCACCACCTCGAGCCGGACCATTCCGGCGCGCTGCTGGAGCTGATGGAACGCGCGCCGGAAGCGAAACTCATCATTTCGGGACGCGCGGTGATGATGCTCAAGGGTCTGATCAAAAAAGAGATCCCCTTTGAAGTGGCCAATACAGGCAGAACCATCTCGCTGGGTGACAGGACCATCGAGTTTTTAAGTACCCCGTTTTTACACTGGCCCGACACCATGAGCTCCTACCTGCACGAAGAGAAGATCCTGTTCAGCGGGGATGTCTTCGGCAGCCACTATTATGATGAGCGTCTTTTTGATGACAAGGTGGGCGATTTCAGCTACGCCTTCAAATACTATTACGACCATATCATGCGCCCTTTCAAGCAGTATGTCCTGCAGGCACTCAAGCTCTACCAGCAGTTTGATATTGCGACTATTGCACCGCTGCACGGCCCTGTTTTACGTACCAATCCGGAGTTCTACATCAATGAATATGCCCAGTGGAGCAGTGAAGCCAAGTTCAGAAAACATGAGTTCGGCAAAAAGATGCTCTCGGTCTTTTACATGTCCAGCTATGAGAATACCCACATGATGGCCGAGAAGATCATGGAGGGGGCGGACTCCATTGAGGGGATCGTCCCGAGCATGTATGATCTTGCCTCCCTGGACGAACAGAACATGATCGACCTGCTCGAAGAGTCCGACGCCGTCATGGTCGGCTCGCCCACCATCAACGGCGATGCGGTCAAACCGGCCTGGGACCTGCTTGCCTGTATGGCCTATCTTGAGAGCAGCGGCAAGGTGGGGGCGACATTCGGCTCCTACGGCTGGACAGGAGAGGCGCCGGAGATGCTGCATGACCGGATGCGCTGGCTGAAGTTCAGGCTGCCGGTCGAACCGTTGAAGATCAAACTGATCCCGACGGAGGAGGAGCTTAAAGCGTGTTATGCCTTCGGCGTGGAAGTCGCCGAGATCACAATGGGAAAAATGGTGGAGATGGAACTATGA
- a CDS encoding 2Fe-2S iron-sulfur cluster-binding protein — protein sequence MVTVFLKNDNIKVKVPLGTTMRQVALKSGAAMEFGCRVGDCGTCIAHVTSGMDKLNTKSDKELHILGILGGNVRELRLMCQCEVRCEEGEIEISYGL from the coding sequence ATGGTTACGGTTTTTTTAAAAAATGACAACATCAAGGTCAAAGTTCCTCTTGGGACAACCATGCGTCAGGTGGCACTGAAGTCCGGCGCAGCGATGGAGTTCGGATGCCGGGTCGGTGACTGCGGAACCTGCATCGCCCATGTGACATCGGGGATGGACAAATTGAATACGAAAAGCGATAAAGAGCTGCATATACTCGGGATTCTCGGCGGCAATGTCAGAGAGCTGCGCCTTATGTGCCAATGCGAAGTACGCTGCGAAGAGGGCGAGATCGAGATCTCGTACGGGCTATGA
- a CDS encoding nitroreductase family protein has protein sequence MHEAYDATALTPMRVARLSGYIDWASQPSVFKHYPEFLFRYPFGTNPALRRAELSRMVTFEGVVGSKPYLRLNTPSAGNLHPVELYVQIRGVKGVLSGIYHVDAGANAMVLIREIERDGLEPALGMQKRFEGMLFVVSVVPFRSEWKYGDRALRYCYMDAGHQVGAVCASAAVGGHTATILSGFDADCLNRTMGFGGQEFAAAAVAIGQETERDAEAMKGGLMEVAPTDYCDTKGTIALQIAEEPPFASRSDITMPVVDETSIIKRRSARLFSPEPLETAQFEHFMHCLMQPPKPLESFAVVLQSKSLNKGVYKEGELLKEGDFADRAAALLVDQRFVKDGAVIMVFTAETFGSGELISAGLFAQRLYLEAAAMDAGFTGIGAFYDKKLQTFLGTQQAIVYVGVLGVERT, from the coding sequence ATGCATGAGGCCTACGACGCCACGGCGCTGACGCCTATGCGGGTAGCACGCCTCAGCGGCTACATCGACTGGGCGTCCCAGCCCTCCGTTTTTAAACACTATCCCGAGTTTCTCTTCCGTTATCCTTTCGGTACCAATCCGGCGTTGCGCAGGGCGGAACTATCGCGCATGGTCACCTTTGAGGGTGTTGTCGGCAGCAAGCCTTATCTCCGGCTCAACACCCCCTCTGCCGGGAATCTCCATCCCGTTGAGCTCTATGTCCAGATTCGCGGTGTCAAAGGGGTTCTGAGCGGTATCTATCATGTCGATGCCGGTGCTAACGCCATGGTACTGATACGCGAGATCGAACGCGACGGTCTGGAACCGGCGCTCGGTATGCAGAAGAGGTTTGAGGGGATGCTCTTTGTCGTCAGTGTTGTCCCGTTTCGTTCGGAGTGGAAATACGGCGACCGGGCACTGCGTTACTGCTATATGGATGCCGGGCACCAGGTGGGTGCCGTCTGTGCCTCGGCAGCCGTCGGCGGACACACCGCGACAATATTGTCGGGTTTCGACGCCGATTGTCTTAACCGCACGATGGGGTTCGGCGGGCAGGAGTTTGCTGCCGCGGCGGTCGCGATCGGCCAAGAGACGGAGCGGGACGCCGAAGCGATGAAGGGGGGACTGATGGAGGTCGCCCCGACGGATTATTGCGATACGAAAGGGACGATAGCGCTGCAGATAGCAGAGGAACCTCCCTTTGCGAGCCGCAGTGACATCACGATGCCGGTCGTTGATGAAACGAGCATCATAAAGCGGCGTTCGGCCCGCCTTTTCTCACCGGAACCACTTGAAACAGCGCAGTTTGAACACTTTATGCATTGTCTGATGCAACCGCCAAAGCCGCTGGAGAGTTTCGCCGTCGTGCTGCAAAGCAAGAGCCTTAATAAAGGGGTCTACAAAGAGGGCGAATTGCTCAAAGAGGGCGATTTCGCCGATCGTGCGGCGGCACTGCTGGTCGATCAGCGTTTTGTCAAAGATGGCGCGGTCATCATGGTGTTTACGGCCGAAACCTTCGGCTCGGGCGAATTGATCTCTGCGGGGCTGTTCGCGCAGCGCCTCTATCTCGAGGCCGCCGCCATGGATGCCGGTTTTACCGGGATAGGGGCTTTTTACGACAAGAAGCTGCAGACCTTCCTGGGTACGCAGCAGGCTATTGTCTATGTGGGTGTATTAGGAGTCGAAAGAACATAA
- a CDS encoding ankyrin repeat domain-containing protein: MVDRSNSWLKERGFAVDDIESRGFNGNTPLLQAALEGDEKMVALFIAAGVDLYAVNNDYNGVLFNACYADNPAIIRMLVEAGADIDDVNEEGETALMYAVSASKLNSVKMLIALGANKSLENVDGFSAIDYAVNRTVFRQLRHA; this comes from the coding sequence ATGGTTGACAGATCCAACAGTTGGTTGAAAGAGCGCGGTTTCGCGGTCGACGATATCGAATCGCGCGGTTTTAACGGCAATACCCCATTGCTGCAGGCGGCACTCGAGGGCGACGAAAAGATGGTTGCCCTCTTCATTGCCGCCGGCGTCGATCTCTATGCGGTCAACAACGATTACAATGGGGTACTGTTCAACGCCTGCTATGCGGACAACCCTGCTATTATCAGGATGCTTGTCGAGGCGGGCGCCGACATTGACGATGTCAATGAAGAGGGGGAGACGGCTCTGATGTATGCGGTCTCAGCCTCTAAGCTCAACAGCGTGAAAATGCTGATCGCCCTCGGTGCGAACAAAAGCCTAGAGAACGTCGACGGCTTCTCTGCCATCGATTATGCGGTCAACCGTACTGTCTTCAGACAGCTGCGGCATGCATGA
- a CDS encoding redoxin family protein codes for MQITVHGTPTPLLGKEVKIGSEAPAARITKLDGTKNVIGMIAPTTQLLIAIPSLKTEVCSLGAKKFNDLVKKYKKLSTVMITTDDIDFVKEYAATEGIDGAELVVDTDRNFAKKYGLLISEGKLKDRLARAVYVIDRDGLVAYKELVPEVVDEVDYEACIEVVDKLISEKKTGHTHEEWMSV; via the coding sequence ATGCAGATAACAGTACACGGAACGCCGACGCCCCTGTTGGGCAAAGAGGTGAAGATAGGTTCGGAGGCTCCGGCAGCACGTATTACAAAACTTGACGGTACAAAAAACGTGATCGGCATGATCGCGCCGACGACACAACTGTTGATCGCGATACCGTCGCTCAAGACAGAGGTCTGTTCCCTCGGGGCGAAAAAGTTTAATGATCTGGTCAAAAAGTATAAGAAACTTTCGACGGTGATGATCACGACGGACGATATCGACTTTGTCAAAGAGTACGCTGCGACCGAGGGAATTGACGGTGCGGAGTTGGTGGTGGATACGGACCGTAACTTTGCCAAAAAATACGGTCTTCTTATATCGGAAGGCAAACTCAAAGACAGGCTTGCCCGTGCGGTCTACGTTATCGACCGTGACGGTCTGGTAGCGTACAAAGAGCTGGTACCGGAGGTTGTTGATGAAGTCGATTACGAGGCGTGTATCGAGGTGGTTGACAAGCTTATCAGTGAAAAGAAGACTGGCCACACCCACGAAGAGTGGATGTCTGTTTAA
- the nifA gene encoding nif-specific transcriptional activator NifA codes for MMNRINIPDNPECQTCSLTFAYKEIELLYEIAVELASTTDIEGTIEQGMRLLKRHGYLDRCALFILNDDKTALELFASIDLSQQQRMMAVYKLGEGATGLAAQSAEPVVIENIHNNINYLNKMGSINTTSVSYIAVPLLQDDGVIGVISANIGANAPLNFDDIVRMLTIVGSLFAGTLATQRRFAKEKEELTELKTYYRDELLSDHKFENIIGRSTKMQQVFSMLETVAPSDATILVRGETGTGKELIATAVHNLSQRKNGPFIKLNCAAISETLLESELFGHEKGAFTDAKETRKGRFELADGGTLFLDEIGDITPALQVKLLRILQEQEFERVGGTKTIKTNVRLVAATNRNLEEMVKKGEFREDLFYRLNVIPINLPPLRERYEDVKLLVEHYLRKFMKEHRKQMSLSKPALELLLDYPWPGNIRELQNTMERIVLICPEGEIMPEMLNHVLPFNYQKMSMPQQAAPQAPAAAEPTPPPAAPQAAEQPAPMMTKASLKEMEKESIIQALIDNRGIQTKAAAQLGMTARQIGYKIRKYNIEL; via the coding sequence ATGATGAATAGAATCAATATTCCCGACAATCCGGAGTGTCAAACCTGCTCGCTCACCTTTGCCTATAAAGAGATCGAACTCCTTTATGAGATCGCAGTGGAACTGGCCAGTACGACAGACATCGAGGGGACAATCGAACAGGGGATGCGCCTGCTGAAACGCCACGGTTACCTTGACCGCTGCGCCCTCTTCATTCTAAACGACGACAAAACCGCACTGGAGCTTTTCGCTTCCATCGACCTCTCCCAGCAGCAGCGGATGATGGCTGTCTATAAACTGGGGGAAGGGGCGACGGGCCTCGCCGCGCAGAGCGCCGAACCGGTGGTGATTGAGAATATCCACAACAACATCAACTACCTGAACAAAATGGGCAGTATCAACACCACCTCAGTCTCCTACATCGCGGTACCCCTGCTTCAGGACGACGGCGTCATCGGGGTCATCTCGGCCAACATCGGGGCCAATGCGCCGCTCAATTTCGACGATATCGTCCGCATGCTGACCATCGTCGGTTCCCTCTTTGCCGGCACACTGGCCACCCAGCGCCGTTTCGCCAAAGAGAAGGAGGAGCTGACCGAGCTCAAGACCTACTACCGCGACGAACTGCTCAGCGATCACAAGTTCGAGAACATCATCGGTAGAAGCACCAAGATGCAGCAGGTCTTCAGCATGCTCGAGACCGTCGCCCCGAGCGATGCGACCATTCTTGTTCGCGGAGAGACCGGAACCGGTAAGGAGCTGATCGCGACGGCGGTCCACAACCTCAGCCAGCGCAAAAACGGCCCCTTCATCAAGCTCAACTGTGCCGCCATCAGCGAGACCCTGCTCGAAAGCGAGCTTTTCGGACACGAGAAAGGGGCCTTTACCGATGCCAAAGAGACCCGCAAGGGGCGGTTTGAGCTCGCCGACGGCGGAACACTCTTTCTCGACGAGATCGGCGATATCACACCGGCTCTCCAGGTCAAGCTGCTGCGTATCCTACAGGAGCAGGAGTTCGAACGCGTCGGCGGGACCAAGACCATCAAGACCAATGTCCGCCTGGTCGCCGCGACCAACCGCAACCTCGAAGAGATGGTCAAAAAAGGGGAGTTCCGCGAGGATCTTTTCTACCGTCTCAACGTCATCCCTATCAACCTTCCGCCGCTGCGCGAACGTTATGAAGATGTCAAACTGCTCGTCGAACACTACCTGCGCAAGTTCATGAAAGAGCACCGCAAACAGATGAGCCTCTCCAAACCGGCTTTGGAGCTGCTGCTTGACTACCCTTGGCCGGGAAATATCCGTGAGCTGCAAAACACCATGGAGCGCATCGTCCTGATCTGTCCCGAAGGGGAGATCATGCCGGAGATGCTAAACCATGTCCTACCGTTCAATTATCAGAAGATGTCCATGCCGCAGCAGGCGGCACCTCAGGCACCGGCAGCGGCCGAACCGACTCCGCCGCCCGCGGCACCGCAGGCGGCCGAACAACCGGCCCCGATGATGACCAAGGCCAGCCTCAAGGAGATGGAGAAAGAGTCCATCATCCAGGCGCTGATCGACAACCGCGGCATCCAGACCAAAGCGGCGGCCCAGCTCGGCATGACGGCACGCCAGATCGGCTACAAGATACGAAAGTACAATATCGAACTCTAG
- the nifT gene encoding putative nitrogen fixation protein NifT produces the protein MAKVMLRVNDEGKTLFYIAKRDMEEIISDLEFDTDEKWGGNVTLTNGDVWFIAPGAKKLPNEVNAKIISRGDD, from the coding sequence ATGGCAAAAGTAATGTTACGCGTGAATGACGAGGGTAAGACCCTTTTTTACATCGCAAAGAGAGATATGGAAGAGATCATTTCGGATCTTGAGTTCGACACGGATGAAAAGTGGGGCGGCAATGTGACCCTGACCAACGGAGATGTCTGGTTTATCGCCCCCGGTGCGAAGAAGCTTCCAAACGAGGTCAATGCGAAGATCATCAGCCGCGGTGACGACTAA
- a CDS encoding FAD-dependent oxidoreductase, translating to MMLYDVIVVGSGISGLYAALYAKKAGFNVAVLTKSNPFRSNSAVASGGINAVINMAEYDSVARHISDTVGGSDGLSHRQNIEKMCLEAPNIVAELRKMGVGFDEDAEGNLQQRPFGGASANRTCYIADRTGASIVQTLLMECRNAGVHILSNHMFLNIAQYDGKLSGVTVLRRRDTQVIALACKALVLAGGGYAGIFRGHSTNSQESSGDVVAAALRAGMRLSNMEFVQFHPTTLAGTGALISEAARGEGAYLVDEMGKRFTDELQTRDKLSREITSHILRGHKVYLDFRHLDVKTIEEKLPSAQKMALNAAGVDITKELLEITPSAHYSIGGIWTREDTSTDIPYIFACGECAVTGVHGANRLGGNSLLEGAYFGRLAGREAGRVAGKRDFQPIDYADVDREMRRVELIIEGESLFNINAMRKNLGESLFRNAGVYRSEGSLSTALEYIHYLMKRNYGLHCVNKERHNNVELPSILEFQNALYIAEAMVVAAMQRKESRGVHFREDYPTRDDKLFDSASYIEQLRHNYMKVTFENASPINIWHNVKKALGMV from the coding sequence ATGATGCTGTATGACGTCATCGTCGTCGGCAGCGGCATCTCCGGGCTCTATGCGGCGCTCTATGCCAAAAAGGCGGGGTTCAACGTTGCTGTCCTGACCAAAAGCAACCCCTTCCGTTCCAATTCGGCGGTCGCTTCGGGGGGTATCAATGCGGTCATCAATATGGCCGAGTATGACTCTGTCGCACGCCATATCAGTGATACGGTCGGCGGTTCCGACGGTCTTTCCCATCGTCAGAACATCGAGAAGATGTGTCTGGAAGCGCCGAATATCGTCGCTGAACTGCGGAAGATGGGGGTCGGTTTTGACGAAGATGCCGAGGGCAATCTGCAGCAGCGTCCTTTCGGCGGTGCCAGTGCGAACCGTACCTGTTATATCGCCGACCGTACGGGGGCATCTATTGTGCAGACGCTTCTGATGGAATGCCGCAATGCCGGGGTACATATTCTTTCGAACCACATGTTCCTTAATATTGCCCAGTATGATGGGAAGCTATCCGGCGTGACGGTGCTGCGCCGGCGCGACACGCAGGTGATTGCTCTTGCCTGCAAGGCACTGGTCCTCGCCGGGGGTGGGTATGCCGGCATATTCCGCGGGCACAGCACGAACTCTCAGGAGAGTTCGGGTGACGTTGTTGCGGCGGCCCTGCGTGCGGGGATGCGGCTGAGCAATATGGAGTTTGTGCAGTTCCATCCGACCACCCTTGCGGGTACCGGCGCCCTGATCAGCGAGGCGGCGCGTGGGGAGGGGGCCTACCTGGTCGATGAGATGGGCAAACGTTTTACCGACGAGCTTCAGACCCGGGACAAGCTCTCCCGCGAGATCACCTCGCATATATTGAGAGGGCACAAGGTCTACCTCGATTTCCGTCATCTCGACGTCAAGACGATTGAGGAGAAACTTCCTTCCGCGCAAAAGATGGCACTGAACGCTGCCGGGGTAGACATCACAAAAGAGCTGCTGGAGATCACGCCATCGGCCCACTACTCCATCGGCGGCATCTGGACCAGAGAAGACACCTCGACCGATATCCCCTACATCTTCGCCTGCGGCGAATGTGCGGTGACCGGGGTGCACGGTGCCAACCGTCTCGGAGGAAACTCCCTGCTTGAGGGAGCCTATTTCGGGCGTCTTGCCGGCAGGGAAGCGGGCCGGGTGGCAGGCAAGCGAGATTTCCAGCCTATCGATTATGCCGACGTCGACCGTGAGATGCGTCGCGTCGAACTGATCATAGAGGGCGAAAGCCTCTTCAACATCAACGCGATGCGCAAAAATCTGGGGGAGTCGCTCTTTCGCAATGCGGGTGTCTACCGCAGCGAAGGCTCCCTCTCGACGGCGCTGGAATACATTCACTACCTGATGAAACGCAACTACGGCCTTCACTGCGTCAACAAGGAGCGTCATAACAATGTGGAGCTTCCCTCCATACTGGAGTTTCAGAATGCACTCTACATCGCCGAAGCGATGGTCGTGGCCGCGATGCAGCGCAAGGAGAGCAGGGGGGTCCATTTCCGCGAAGACTACCCGACGCGCGACGATAAGCTTTTTGATTCGGCGTCATATATCGAGCAGCTGCGGCACAACTACATGAAAGTGACCTTCGAAAACGCTTCGCCGATCAACATATGGCATAACGTCAAAAAAGCGTTGGGCATGGTATAG
- a CDS encoding aldo/keto reductase: MKEYATKEGTFSYLKQFPKYSRDFYRFDGDVFVSSLGLGTFRKEPYREENYIVNYKDAVKTAVLNGINLIDTAINYRYQTSEREIGEALKELFSEGSAVREQLVVTSKAGFLPLDFPFPENPYQWIEDHVLTPGLATKEEVIVDQHCITPAYLRWSVEQSLKNLQLETIDVFFLHNPEMQLGYVEYKTLKKRIKKAFELFEKLVEEGKIRHYGIASWNGFLYDESHTEYLSLKDMVAIAEEVGGKGHHFKYIQSPYNIAKTEARSYSNQKGPDGRYYTLMQAAHGYGLKMMGSSSLLQTNIFKSRFDPKVGELLGTSDLNDLASALQFARMGHVVSALFGAVDPQHVEDNLMLAYLPNSKPDNVAKLFGTNDAV, from the coding sequence ATGAAAGAGTATGCGACGAAAGAGGGAACCTTCAGCTACCTGAAACAGTTCCCGAAATACAGCAGGGATTTCTACCGTTTCGACGGCGATGTCTTTGTCTCATCATTAGGGCTGGGTACTTTTCGCAAAGAGCCTTACCGCGAAGAGAACTACATCGTAAACTATAAAGACGCTGTCAAAACGGCCGTACTCAACGGCATCAATCTAATCGATACCGCCATAAACTACCGCTATCAGACAAGCGAACGCGAGATCGGCGAAGCGCTGAAGGAACTTTTTTCCGAAGGCAGTGCCGTCCGCGAGCAGCTTGTCGTCACTTCGAAAGCGGGGTTCCTGCCCCTGGATTTCCCTTTCCCGGAAAACCCCTACCAATGGATAGAAGATCATGTCCTGACTCCGGGGCTTGCGACAAAAGAGGAGGTCATCGTCGACCAGCACTGTATCACCCCGGCCTATCTGCGCTGGAGCGTCGAACAGTCGCTCAAAAACCTCCAGCTTGAGACGATAGACGTCTTTTTTCTGCACAACCCCGAAATGCAGCTGGGCTACGTGGAGTACAAGACCCTGAAAAAGCGGATCAAAAAAGCGTTTGAACTCTTTGAAAAACTGGTCGAAGAGGGGAAGATCCGTCACTACGGCATCGCCAGCTGGAACGGCTTTCTGTACGACGAGAGCCATACGGAGTACCTGAGTCTGAAAGACATGGTCGCCATTGCCGAAGAGGTAGGCGGCAAAGGGCACCATTTCAAGTATATTCAGTCGCCGTACAACATCGCCAAGACGGAGGCCCGCAGCTACAGCAATCAAAAAGGGCCGGACGGCCGCTATTACACCCTGATGCAGGCGGCGCACGGCTACGGTCTGAAAATGATGGGGTCGTCATCGCTGCTGCAGACCAACATCTTTAAAAGCAGGTTTGATCCCAAAGTCGGAGAGTTGCTGGGGACAAGCGATTTGAACGACCTTGCGAGCGCCCTGCAGTTCGCGCGTATGGGCCACGTCGTGAGTGCCCTTTTCGGAGCAGTCGACCCGCAGCACGTCGAAGACAACCTGATGCTGGCCTATCTGCCGAATTCGAAACCTGATAATGTAGCAAAGCTGTTCGGGACCAATGATGCTGTATGA
- a CDS encoding iron-sulfur cluster assembly scaffold protein, translated as MARDDLIGGALWEEYSQEVQRRMDAPMHMGEITEEEAGDNKLIIADFGAESCGDAVRLYWLIDPKSDVIKKSKFKSFGCGTAIASSDMMAELCMDKTVEEALKITNIDVEKALRDNEDVPAVPGQKMHCSVMAYDVIKKAASMYMGVDMESLESEFIICECARVSQDTLKEVIKLNKLSTIEEITDYTKAGGFCKSCIKPGGHEAKDVYLVDLLAEVAEALEAEEKSRKIIEAKGDGTFDSMGLVQKIKAVESILEEYIRPTLKADGGDVELIDIKETDGIFEVLIKYQGECMSCSMNTTTTLAGIEDMLKFKLKAPIKVIVT; from the coding sequence ATGGCAAGAGATGATTTAATCGGCGGAGCGCTCTGGGAAGAGTATTCGCAAGAGGTACAGAGAAGAATGGACGCGCCTATGCACATGGGCGAGATCACTGAAGAAGAGGCGGGTGATAACAAACTTATCATCGCCGACTTCGGTGCAGAGAGCTGCGGGGATGCGGTGCGTCTCTACTGGCTGATCGATCCTAAAAGCGATGTGATCAAAAAGAGCAAGTTCAAAAGCTTCGGCTGCGGTACGGCGATCGCCTCATCGGATATGATGGCAGAGCTCTGCATGGACAAAACGGTCGAAGAGGCACTCAAGATCACCAACATCGACGTCGAAAAGGCTCTGCGGGACAACGAAGATGTGCCGGCGGTACCGGGTCAGAAGATGCACTGTTCGGTTATGGCGTACGATGTCATCAAAAAAGCGGCCTCTATGTATATGGGTGTCGATATGGAGAGCCTCGAATCGGAATTCATCATCTGTGAATGTGCCCGTGTCTCGCAGGACACGTTAAAAGAGGTCATCAAGCTCAACAAGCTGAGCACCATCGAAGAGATCACCGACTACACCAAAGCGGGCGGTTTCTGTAAATCGTGCATCAAGCCGGGCGGCCACGAAGCGAAAGATGTCTACCTGGTCGATCTGTTGGCCGAAGTGGCCGAAGCGCTGGAAGCGGAAGAGAAGTCGCGCAAGATCATCGAAGCCAAGGGCGACGGTACCTTTGACTCCATGGGTCTCGTTCAGAAGATCAAAGCGGTGGAATCCATCCTGGAAGAGTATATCCGTCCGACGCTCAAAGCCGACGGCGGTGACGTCGAGTTGATCGATATCAAAGAGACGGATGGCATCTTCGAGGTGCTCATCAAGTACCAGGGCGAATGTATGAGCTGTTCGATGAACACGACGACGACCCTTGCCGGTATCGAAGATATGTTGAAATTCAAACTCAAGGCGCCGATCAAGGTGATCGTAACCTAA
- a CDS encoding P-II family nitrogen regulator produces MYQLTAIFNRSCLKDVLQELFEREIEGVTVSSVIGKGGIGFIEENGDIDLDEKVRIDIIISNDIYKEIAKEAIRSNAQDTGHGSGKMWVTPVLEVERIRTGETNEAALTQSSKSKKIFHDSYYTAIDTPAS; encoded by the coding sequence ATGTATCAACTCACCGCGATTTTTAACCGAAGCTGTCTGAAGGATGTGTTGCAGGAGCTTTTTGAACGAGAAATAGAGGGGGTCACCGTCAGCAGTGTCATCGGCAAAGGGGGCATCGGCTTTATCGAAGAGAACGGCGATATCGACCTCGACGAGAAAGTGCGCATCGACATCATTATCTCTAATGATATCTACAAAGAGATCGCCAAAGAGGCCATCCGCTCCAATGCACAGGACACCGGGCACGGTTCGGGCAAGATGTGGGTCACCCCGGTGCTCGAAGTCGAACGCATCCGTACCGGAGAGACGAACGAGGCTGCGCTGACGCAAAGCAGCAAAAGCAAGAAGATCTTTCACGACAGCTACTATACCGCCATCGACACCCCCGCGAGCTAA